The sequence below is a genomic window from Halococcus salsus.
ACCTCGGTCGGCGGGCTCTACGCGCAGACGACGCTCGCCGACCGGACGATGGCCGGCGCGACGCCGACCCAGGGGCTCTCGCCCGCCGACGCCGACCACCCGCGGGTCGTCACCCGGAACGTCTCGGACAACTACGCCGCCAACACCCTCCAGCTCTCGCGCTACCGGGTCTCGAACCCGGACGTCACCTTCCGGAACGGCACCCCGTACTGGTCGTACGCGCTCTCGCCCGACGGGGTCCGGAACCACTTCGCGCTGAAACAGGACGGGACGGTGCTCGTCAACATGAGCGCCCAGAACGCGAAGGTCGAGACCGTCAGGGGCGAACTCGACGCGGGCATCGGCACCGCGTGGTACAACAACTACCGGTGGAGCGTGCTCAAACAGGGACAGTACCTCGTCGACTACGGCGACCCGTTCATGGTTCCCCATCGGAACGAGTCGTACATCGCAGTACCGTACACCAAACCCAGCTTCCACGTTCGGGCGCTCCCGGTCCCGCTGCCCTACACCGTGCCGGAGTGGGGTGGCGTGGCACTGGTCGCGCCGGACGGCAGCGTGACCGACCTCTCGCCCGCGGAAGCCCGGTCGAATCCCGTGCTTCGGGGGCAGAAGCTCGTCCCCTTCGACCTGACGCGTGAGCGGGTGACCGCCACGAAGTACCGCAACGGCATCCTCAACACCCTCCCCGTGGTCGGCTCACACACCGACGAGATCGAGGTGGCCGCCACGCCCGGCAGCGGCAACGAACAGCCGTATCTCGTGCCCACGGCGGACGGCACGAAGTACGTAGTCGCGGTCGAGCCGTTCGGGAACGCACAGGGTCTCCGGGAGGTCTGGGAGATCGACGGCCGGACCGGCGAGGCCTCGGTCTATCGCAGCCCCTCGGGCGAGTCGCTGTTCGGCCCTCGGAAGGCCGCCGACTACGTTCGCCAGGCGAGCCGGACCACCGACTGGAACCGGTTCTCCCCGGCCGAGCCGCTGCCGGTGGCGGTCGACGACCGGCTCTACTGGATGGTGAAGGTCGTCCCCGAGGGCGGGTCCGGGATCTCGTACGTGGCGTTCGTGAACGCCGAGTCCTCGAACGTACAGGAGACCGCCTCGACCGCCGCGGTCGAGGAGTTCCTCCGTGGGAATCGGTCGGCGGCGCAGTCGGTGCGCGATGGCGGGCCGAACGCCTCGACGGGCGGGCCGCGGAACGAAACGGTGGCCGGCGGAAACGTCAGTCTCGTTGTCGAGAAGCGCGCGCCGAACGGGTCGGTGGTGGCGACCATGACGGTCTACGAGAACGAGTCGGTCTCGATCGAACCCGCGCGGAACGGCACGAACGCGACTGCGACGGAATAGCGGTCGGACGGGCGACGGACGAAGGGCATTAAGCGACGGCCCGGCAAACCAGTTCATCATGACCACCACTATCACCGGCGAACACACGACCGCCGAGGTCTTCCTCGACGAGGCCGACCTCGAAGGCCTCACGCGCGACCAGATCCAGGAGATGGTGGACCACGAGGCGTTCACCGAACCCGTGCGGGTGATGCCCGATGTCCATCCTGGCGCGGGCTGTGTGATCGGCTTCACGATGCCGATCGCCGACAAGGTCGTACCGAACGTGGTGGGGGTCGACATCGGTTGTTTCACGGGCGACACCGAAGTTGAACTCCTTGACGGCCACGACCATCGTATGGATGAGTTGAGCGAACGGAACGAACCGTTCGGGGTGTGGAGCTGTAAACCGGACGGGGAAGTGGTGGCTGCGAAAGCGACCGCCCGAAAGACCCGCTCCGATGCATCTCTCGTTCGCGTCACGCTCGACAATGGGGAGGAGATCGATTGCACACCGGACCACGAGTTCATGCTTCGTGACGGGACCTATCGTGAAGCGCAGAACCTCACGGCGGAGCAGTCGTTGATGCCGTTCTATACACGTACCGACGAGGATGGGTATCGGCTCGTCTATCAGAACCTTCCGCAGTCATCGTATCAACGAGGCCACTGGATCGTCGCTCGTTCCGGTTTGATGGGGCCGGTACCGTCGTACGATGACCAGACGACCGTCATCCACCATCGAAACTTCACCGAACACGATAACCGCCCGTCAAACTTGGAGTATATGGGCGCACGCGATCACTCGACGTTTCACCGGAATATCGTCGAACGGAACGAACACTGGCAATCCGACGCATTCGAGCAAGCTCGCATCGAAGCGATCAGGCGATCGTTCACGGAGGGTGGTGCGATGTACGAACAGCGAGCCGCACAGGGTACGGAGAACATTACTAGATGGATGGAGGAGAATCCAGAGGCTTTTGCCCAGTCCGTCGAAGACAACGGGGAGCGCGGCAAGAAGTATCTCCGAGCGTTCAACACCAGCGAGCGTACCTGCGACCTTTGTGACGAGGTGTTCGACAACCCAGCGGCCGAATACTGGCATCAAGTAAAGCAACATCCGGAGAAAACGGAGTACAACACCGACCACAAGAACGCCCGGAGTGCGATGGAGAATCACGAGGTCGCTTCCGTCGAAACGCTCGACGAGACGGAGGACGTTTACTGCCTCAACGTCCCCAACTATCACAATTTCGCGCTTTCATCCGGTGTCTTCGTCCACAACTGTGGTATGTTAGCGACCCAACTCGACTCGAAACCGGACCTCACCGAGGAGGCGATCGACGACCGGATCCGCGAGACGATCCCGATGGGGTGGCACGCACACGACGACCAGACCTACCACGTCGGCGAGGACTTCCCCTGGACGGAGGCGACGGCGAAGGTCGAACGGCTGCAAGCGGGTCGCGACACCGACTTCGCGTTCGACGGCTACGACCTCGAGTACTTCAAAGATCTCTGTGAGAAGGCCGGCGTCGACCTCAACAAGGCCATCAACCAGGTGGGCACCCTCGGCGGCGGCAACCACTTCATCGAGGTCGCCGAGTCCGACCGGACCGGGAACTGGTGGCTGGTGTTCCACAGCGGGAGCCGCGCGCTCGGCAACTCCGTGGCCGACTACTGGCAGACCGAGGCGACCGAGCGGCGGAACGCGACCGCGATCGACCCGGTCACCGCCGAGGACCTCCCCGAGGAGGTCCGGGACGCGGGCGGGACGCCCGCGGACGTCACGGACGAGACCGGCCGCCGGATCGACATGGACCGAGTGGCGGCGTTCTGCCGCGAACGCTTCGAGGGGAGCGAGATCGAGGCCAACGTCAATCGACTCAGGCAGGTGCACCACGACCGTCAGGAGGCGTTCGAGGCCGACCGGAACACCGACCTCGACTACCTGGAGGGCGAGGCCGCCCACGGCTACCTCGTCGACATGGCGTTCTGTCAGACCTACGCGTGGGAGAACCGTCGGTGGATGGCCCACCTCGTGACCGACGCGCTCGGGGTCGAGGTCGCCGACTCGATCCACTCGCCGCACAACCTCATCGACTTCGAGGACCTCGTGATCCGAAAGGGCGCGACCCGCGCCCACGAGGGCGAGCGGCTCATCGTGCCGTACAACATGGGCGAGGGCTCGGTCGTCCTTCGAGGAAAGGGCAACCCCGAGTGGAACCGGAGCGCGCCCCACGGAACGGGCCGGAGCGGAAGCCGTCGGTGGGCGAAGAAGGAGTTCACGATGGAGGAGTTCGAGGCCGCGATGGACGGGGTGTTCTCGACCTCGGTGAACAAGAACACCATCGACGAGAGCCCGATGGCGTACAAGGACCCCGCGCTCGTCGAGTCCCGGATCGACGAGACCGGCGAGGTCGTCGACCGGCTCCGACCCGTCATCAACTGCAAAGCCGACTGGTAGGCGGCGTTCAGATCGCGTCGTCCGGGTCGTGTTTCTCGGCCATCCGGCTCGCCTCGGTGGCGTAGCGCTCCCTGCGTTCCGGGTCCTCGACCGGCCCGATGCTCCCGGGGTCGGCGTCGATCGCCGCGGTGGTCTCGCGAACGTCGGTGAAGGAGGTGAGCGCGCGCTCCTTTCTGGAGTAGCGCGTCCCGTCGGTGGTGGCGTAGGTCAGTATCACGAGGTTCTGCTCGTCGTCGGAGTAGGTCCGTTCGACCAGCCAGACGCGTGTCGGTTCGGTCGTGGAATCGGACATGACGGGTCGTAGCCCGCTCGGGGATAAATGGTCGCGGGTGGTGCGGTCGTGCGGCGGTTCGTGCGGTTATCGCGGCGAGAGGTCGAAGGCGTCGGCGAGGAGCGCGTGGGATTCGAGGACGTTCTCGGGGTCGGCGATCTGGTTCTGGATCACGACGTCGTCGACCCCGATCTGGTCGGTCATCGTCCCGAGGACCTCGCGCACCGTCGAGGGACTCCCCGATATTGCCCGCGGCCACGCACCCGGATCGACATCGGTCGGGGTCGGGTCGGGGACCCCGCCGAGCTCCTCGACCGCCTCGTCGGCCGACCGGATCGGTGGCCGGTCGATATCGCCCTGCCGGAGCCGTCGCCGGGAGGCCTCGGTGGTCGCGCGCCGCCGCGCGGCTTCCTCGTCGGTCTCGGCGCAGGTGACGTTCGTCGCGAGCATCCCCCGGGGTTCGTCGGGCCCCGCGCCGAACGGCGAGGGTTCGAAGCGCTCGCGGTAGACCTCGAAGGCTCTGACCGCGGGTTCGGGTCGGATGAACGCCGCGAAGCAGTACTGGAGCCCGAGCTCCCCGGCGACCGCGGCGCTCGACGGGCTCGACCCGAGCACCCACATCTCGGGGGCGGTGTCGGCCGCCTGCGGCACGTCGAGCTGGCCGAACTGGTTGTCGTCGTCGAAGCCGTCGTAGAGGTGGGCCGCGACCTCGTGGATCTTTTCCTTGTGGTCGTTCGCCCCGCGGCGCTGCTGGCTTCGATCGGGCTGGAGCGCGAAGTCGGAGAGCGGGGAGCCGTTCGCCCGGCCGAGCCCGCAGTCGATCCGGCCGGGCGCGAGCGAGTCGAGCACGCCGAACGTCTCGGCCACCTTGTAGGGGCTGTAGTGGTTGAGGAGAACGGTACCGGATCCGACTCGGATGTCGTCGGTCTTGGCCGCGATGTGGGGGATCAGCACTTCGGGCGTGGTGCTGGCGAGCCGGTCGGTGAAGTCGTGGTGTTCGGCCACCCAGAAGCGGTCGTAGCCCAGCTGCTCGGCGTGTCGGGCGCGTTCGACGGTGTTCTCGAAGGCTTCGGTCGCGGAGCCACCCTCGGGAACCGGCGCGAGGTCGACGATCGAGAGGTTCACGTCGGATCGACGGGTCGGACAAGGATATACCACCCGCCACGTGGCGGCACGGTACCCCTCAGTCGTCCGTGGCCTCGTTGAGGTAGAGCACGGCGTTGACCAGCCCGATGTGGCTGAACGCCTGGGGGAAGTTGCCGAGGTGCTCGCCGGTCTCGGGGTCGACCTCCTCGGCGAACAGCCCGAGCGGGCTGATGTACTCCATCACGCCCTCGAAGACCTCGCGGGCCTCCTCGACACGGTCCGAGCGCGCGAGACACTCGACCAGCCAGAACGAACAGAGCACGAACGCGCCCTCCTCACCGGGCAACCCGTCGTCGCCCTCGTAGCGATGGACCAGCCCGTCGTCGGTCATCAGGTGCTCCATCACGGCGTCGATAGTCGCCTGGAAGCGGTCGTCGTCGAACGGCAGGAAGCCGACGCTCCCGAGCCGGAGCGCGGCGGCGTCGACGGTCTCGCCCGCGAAGGTCTGAGTGAAACAGTCGAGCTCGTCGTCGTAACCCTCTTCGAGCACGACCTCGCGGATCGTCTCGCGGTCGCCGCGCCAGCGTTCGAGGGGTGCATCGAAGCCGTGTTCCTCGGCGATCTCGATCCCGCGGTCGAGCGCGGCCCAGCAGAGCACCTTCGAGTGGACGATGTGGCTGGGCTCGCTTCTGACCTCCCAGATCCCGTTGTCCTTCCGGTCCCAGACCCCCGAGACGTACTCGATCATCTCCTTCAGGACCTCCCAATCGCCCTCGTAGATATCGGCCCCGTAGTCGCTAGCGGTGTAGATGGCGGTCATGAGCTCGCCGTAGGTGTCGAGCTGTTCCTGGTCGCCCGCGGCGTTGCCGACCCGAACGGGCTGTGAGCCCCGGTAGCCCGAGAGGTGGTCGAGTTCCTCCTCGACCATCTCGGGCTCGTAGTGGAGGCCGTAGAGCGGGTGGCCGATCTCGCCGGGGTCGTCCTTGTGACACATCGTGAGACACCAGTCGAAGCCGTTGCGCGCCTCGCGCTCGTGGCCGAGCTCGTGGAGCGCCTGGATGGTGTAGGAGACGTCGCGGATCCACGCGTAGCGGTAGTCCCAGTTCCTGATCCCGCCGATCTCCTCGGGGAGCGAGGTGGTCGGTGCGGCGGCGATGGCGTGGGTCTGCGGGTTCATCAGCAATCGGAGCACGAGCTCCGAGCGAACCACGTAGTCGTGGTACGGCCCCTCGAACGCACAGCCCGACTCGTCGGGGCACTGGTGGGTCCAGTCCTGCCAGAAGTCGATCGTCTCGCGCAACAGCCCGGCGCAGTCGGCGGCGTCGATCGGTTCCCGGTCGTTGTACTGGAGCACGAACCAGTCGGTCTCGTCCGTGTCGAGGGTCTCGGTGGCGGTGGCGTACTCGATCGTCCCCTCGGTGGTCTCGAACGGCGCTTCGCCCCAGAGGTAGCACTGCTCGCCGTTGCCGCGCCCGAGGACACCCTCGCTCGTCGTCTCGACGGTGGTCCCCACCCGATCGTAGTCGAACCGGGGGTCGAACTCCAACTCGAACTCGACGGACCCCTCGACGCAGGTGACCTTCCGGTAGATCGCGCTCACGGTGTGGCCGAGTTCCATGCCGTCGACCACGGGCATGAAGTCGGTGACGACCATCGTCCCCGAGTCGGTCTCGAAGGAGGTCTCGAGCACGTTGGTCCGGGTGATGTAGGACTGTTCTGACGTGTACTCCTCGGCGGGCTGGATGCTGAAGTGCCCACCACCGTCGTCGTCGAGCAGCGCGGCGAAGACGCTCGACGACTCGATATGCGGAAAGCAACACCAGTCGATCGAGCCCTCCTCGGAGACCAGCGGACAGGTTTCGAGGTTGCCGATGACTCCGTAGCCCTCGATCGGCGTGAATTCCATACGAAACTCACGACGGACCCCCATATAGTACCCCGTACCCTGGAGCCGCTTACCGATCCACTACCGGAGGGTCGGCGGTCGCGGCCGGTGCGCCGCGGTGGTAGTGGTGGTGCGGCTGCGGCGGCGACGGCGGTAGCTGTGGCGGTGGCGGTAGCTGTAGCGGTGCGGTGTCTCGGCGAGCGGCAGTGAGCCGAGATGAGCGGTTGCGGGGCGGTCGCGGGGCGGTCCTGGCAGATGAAGGGCGAGCGAACGCCGACGGCGTGAGCGAGGGCTTCGGCGGTGCGGGCGGAGGCGGTGCTGTGCGGTCGCGGGATGTGAGGGAGTCGTACCGTGAGCGAGTGAACGAGCGAGCGGGCCGACGATTGACCGAAGGGAAAGAGGAGGCTTTTGATCCACATTTTGCCAGGGAGGCCGCTTCGCGGCCGACCGCAGCAAAAGGTGGGTGGTCCTACATATCGGACCAGGCCCGCGCCGCCCGCCCCGGCCCCGTAATGTCGTTGATCCAACGTGCGGCGATGGCCTTCTTGATGAAGACCGCGGCGGGACCGCTGAAGGTGTTGAGCGGGATGCCGACCACGTCGTGGGCGACCGCCTTCTCACCGATCGAGACGAGGGTGCCCTTATCCTCGTGGGTCCAGCTGTCGAGGGGCTGGCCGTGGAGCGCGCGCGCGACGTTCTCGCCTGCGACCTCGGCGGCCTGCCAGGCGGCCTGTGCGGTCGGCGGCGCGGGGCCGTCGGGCTGGTCGACGATCGCCGAGTCGCCGAGCGCGAACACGCGGTCGTCGTTGGTCTCGAAGGTGGCCTCGGCGTTGACCCGGTTGTGTTCGTTGTCGAGGCCCGAGTCGTCGATCGCGTCCTGGCCCGTGATGCCGCCGGTCCAGACGAACACGTCGTGTTCGAGCGTCTCGCCCGAGTCGAAGTGGATCACGCCCGCTTCGGCCTCGGTGATCGGGTCGTTCGTCGAGATCTCGATGTCACGCTCTTCGAGCCGCTTTCTGAGCGCGCCCTGGAGCTCGGGGTCCATCCCCGGGAAGACGTTGTCGAGCGCCTCGACCAGCGTGATATCGATCGGCGCGTGGTGCATGTCGCGGAACTCGGCGATCTCGCCGGCGCTCTGGATGCCCGAGAGCCCGGCCCCGCCGATGGCGACGTGGGCGGGGTCGTCGGCCGTGGCCTCGCGCGCGGCCTCCTTGACCTGGTCGTGGATGGTGAGCGCGTCGTCGAGGCTCTTGAGGGTGAGCGAGTGCTCTTCGAGCCCGTCGATCCCGTAGTAGGCGGTCTGGGAACCGAGGGTCACGAGGAGGTAGTCGTAGGAGACCGTCGAGCCGTCCGCGAGTTCGACCGCCCGGTCGTCGCAGTCGAGCCCCGAGACCTCGCCCTGGATGAACCGCGTGCCCGGCGATTTGATCTCGTCGACCGGGATCGTGACCTTGTCCTGAACGCTCGGGTCGCGGATACACCGATGGGACTCGTGGAGCACGAGGTGGTGGTCGTGGTCCGAGACCCACGTGATGTCGGCTTCGTCGCCGAGCGTCTCCTCCAGTTTCTTGATTGCGCCCGCCCCGGCGTAGCCCGCACCGAGAACGACGACAGTCTCCGTCATAGGCGCACGTGTGTGGGCAGGCGTTACAAAGGCTTTGAAACGATATCGGATGTGAAACCGACGAGTTCGGCCGGGAGTCGCCGATACGGTGGCGCTTCGGCTCGTTCGGCGTCGCCCGGTTCGGGCGGGAGCCGACGCGCGGGGTTTTAATTCCCGTGGAGCCAACCCGACTCCATGGTTTCGCGGTTGGTGTTGGGCTGTGGGTCGGTCGGGCGGACCATCGTGAGCGCGCTCGCCGACCGGCCGGGCGACGTCCTCGTGGTCTGTGACAACGAACACCGGATCGAGACCCTCCGGAGCGACCGCATCGACACCCACCGCGCCGACCCGACCGACCCCGCGACGTTGGACGAGGTCGACCGGTCGATCGACGTGCTCGTGGTCGCGAGCGACGACCCCGACATCAATCGGGCCGCGACCGAGACCGCCCGGGAGGCCTACCCCGAGGCGTTCGTGCTGGCCTACACCGGCAAGGAACCCTCGATCGAGTGTCGACTCGACATCGAGGCGAACGCCGACCGGGTCGTCGAGTCCGCCGGCACCGCCGCCGACGACCTGATCGAGCGTATCGGCGAGGAGAGCATGCGCCCGCGGCGGCTCTGGCGTGTCCTCCGGTCGATCGCGGGTCGGCTCGCGGTCGTGACCCACGACAACCCCGACCCAGACGCGATCGCGAGCGCGTTCGCGCTGAAGAAGATCGCAACCGCCGCGGGCTGTGAGACGGACATCTGCTACTACGGCACGATCACCCACCAGCAGAACCGCGCGATGGTCAACCTGCTCGACCTCGAGATGCGCCAGCTGGAGGGCGACGAGACCGAGGAGTACGACGGGATCGCGCTCGTCGACCACTCCCGACCGGGCGTCAACGACCAGCTCCCCGAGGACACCCCCGTGGACGTCCTGATCGACCACCACCCGCCGCGCGCACCGGTCGAGGCCCGGTTCGTCGACCTCCGGAGCGACGTCGGCGCGACCTCGACCCTCCTCGTGGAGTACCTCCGCCAGCTCGGTATCCGGGCCGACGAGACCGTGGCGACCGCGCTGCTCTACGGGATCCGAGTCGACACCAAGGACTTCCGGCGCGAGGTTTCCACGGTCGACTTCGAGGCCGCCGCGTACCTCCTGCCGTTCGTGAAGGATTCGGTGCTCGAACAGGTCGAGACCCCGAGCATGAGCGCCGAGACAATCGAGACGATGGCGCGGGCGATCCGGAACCGAGAGGTCCAGGGCTCGGTGCTCGTGAGCTACATCGACGACCTCCACGAGCGCGACGCGCTGGCCCAGTCGGCCGACCAGCTCCTCGACATC
It includes:
- a CDS encoding ABC transporter permease, with protein sequence MNTRRAVGGVVGLAILLGVAYVVRPWLQWLVYGLYTTPIAWVFVPVGLAAVAYFGVSFESRGANRPLGIALGLVVVAVIVLTSVGGLYAQTTLADRTMAGATPTQGLSPADADHPRVVTRNVSDNYAANTLQLSRYRVSNPDVTFRNGTPYWSYALSPDGVRNHFALKQDGTVLVNMSAQNAKVETVRGELDAGIGTAWYNNYRWSVLKQGQYLVDYGDPFMVPHRNESYIAVPYTKPSFHVRALPVPLPYTVPEWGGVALVAPDGSVTDLSPAEARSNPVLRGQKLVPFDLTRERVTATKYRNGILNTLPVVGSHTDEIEVAATPGSGNEQPYLVPTADGTKYVVAVEPFGNAQGLREVWEIDGRTGEASVYRSPSGESLFGPRKAADYVRQASRTTDWNRFSPAEPLPVAVDDRLYWMVKVVPEGGSGISYVAFVNAESSNVQETASTAAVEEFLRGNRSAAQSVRDGGPNASTGGPRNETVAGGNVSLVVEKRAPNGSVVATMTVYENESVSIEPARNGTNATATE
- a CDS encoding RtcB family protein; translated protein: MTTTITGEHTTAEVFLDEADLEGLTRDQIQEMVDHEAFTEPVRVMPDVHPGAGCVIGFTMPIADKVVPNVVGVDIGCFTGDTEVELLDGHDHRMDELSERNEPFGVWSCKPDGEVVAAKATARKTRSDASLVRVTLDNGEEIDCTPDHEFMLRDGTYREAQNLTAEQSLMPFYTRTDEDGYRLVYQNLPQSSYQRGHWIVARSGLMGPVPSYDDQTTVIHHRNFTEHDNRPSNLEYMGARDHSTFHRNIVERNEHWQSDAFEQARIEAIRRSFTEGGAMYEQRAAQGTENITRWMEENPEAFAQSVEDNGERGKKYLRAFNTSERTCDLCDEVFDNPAAEYWHQVKQHPEKTEYNTDHKNARSAMENHEVASVETLDETEDVYCLNVPNYHNFALSSGVFVHNCGMLATQLDSKPDLTEEAIDDRIRETIPMGWHAHDDQTYHVGEDFPWTEATAKVERLQAGRDTDFAFDGYDLEYFKDLCEKAGVDLNKAINQVGTLGGGNHFIEVAESDRTGNWWLVFHSGSRALGNSVADYWQTEATERRNATAIDPVTAEDLPEEVRDAGGTPADVTDETGRRIDMDRVAAFCRERFEGSEIEANVNRLRQVHHDRQEAFEADRNTDLDYLEGEAAHGYLVDMAFCQTYAWENRRWMAHLVTDALGVEVADSIHSPHNLIDFEDLVIRKGATRAHEGERLIVPYNMGEGSVVLRGKGNPEWNRSAPHGTGRSGSRRWAKKEFTMEEFEAAMDGVFSTSVNKNTIDESPMAYKDPALVESRIDETGEVVDRLRPVINCKADW
- a CDS encoding LLM class flavin-dependent oxidoreductase, coding for MNLSIVDLAPVPEGGSATEAFENTVERARHAEQLGYDRFWVAEHHDFTDRLASTTPEVLIPHIAAKTDDIRVGSGTVLLNHYSPYKVAETFGVLDSLAPGRIDCGLGRANGSPLSDFALQPDRSQQRRGANDHKEKIHEVAAHLYDGFDDDNQFGQLDVPQAADTAPEMWVLGSSPSSAAVAGELGLQYCFAAFIRPEPAVRAFEVYRERFEPSPFGAGPDEPRGMLATNVTCAETDEEAARRRATTEASRRRLRQGDIDRPPIRSADEAVEELGGVPDPTPTDVDPGAWPRAISGSPSTVREVLGTMTDQIGVDDVVIQNQIADPENVLESHALLADAFDLSPR
- a CDS encoding glycoside hydrolase family 15 protein gives rise to the protein MEFTPIEGYGVIGNLETCPLVSEEGSIDWCCFPHIESSSVFAALLDDDGGGHFSIQPAEEYTSEQSYITRTNVLETSFETDSGTMVVTDFMPVVDGMELGHTVSAIYRKVTCVEGSVEFELEFDPRFDYDRVGTTVETTSEGVLGRGNGEQCYLWGEAPFETTEGTIEYATATETLDTDETDWFVLQYNDREPIDAADCAGLLRETIDFWQDWTHQCPDESGCAFEGPYHDYVVRSELVLRLLMNPQTHAIAAAPTTSLPEEIGGIRNWDYRYAWIRDVSYTIQALHELGHEREARNGFDWCLTMCHKDDPGEIGHPLYGLHYEPEMVEEELDHLSGYRGSQPVRVGNAAGDQEQLDTYGELMTAIYTASDYGADIYEGDWEVLKEMIEYVSGVWDRKDNGIWEVRSEPSHIVHSKVLCWAALDRGIEIAEEHGFDAPLERWRGDRETIREVVLEEGYDDELDCFTQTFAGETVDAAALRLGSVGFLPFDDDRFQATIDAVMEHLMTDDGLVHRYEGDDGLPGEEGAFVLCSFWLVECLARSDRVEEAREVFEGVMEYISPLGLFAEEVDPETGEHLGNFPQAFSHIGLVNAVLYLNEATDD
- a CDS encoding NAD(P)/FAD-dependent oxidoreductase translates to MTETVVVLGAGYAGAGAIKKLEETLGDEADITWVSDHDHHLVLHESHRCIRDPSVQDKVTIPVDEIKSPGTRFIQGEVSGLDCDDRAVELADGSTVSYDYLLVTLGSQTAYYGIDGLEEHSLTLKSLDDALTIHDQVKEAAREATADDPAHVAIGGAGLSGIQSAGEIAEFRDMHHAPIDITLVEALDNVFPGMDPELQGALRKRLEERDIEISTNDPITEAEAGVIHFDSGETLEHDVFVWTGGITGQDAIDDSGLDNEHNRVNAEATFETNDDRVFALGDSAIVDQPDGPAPPTAQAAWQAAEVAGENVARALHGQPLDSWTHEDKGTLVSIGEKAVAHDVVGIPLNTFSGPAAVFIKKAIAARWINDITGPGRAARAWSDM
- a CDS encoding DHH family phosphoesterase; the protein is MVSRLVLGCGSVGRTIVSALADRPGDVLVVCDNEHRIETLRSDRIDTHRADPTDPATLDEVDRSIDVLVVASDDPDINRAATETAREAYPEAFVLAYTGKEPSIECRLDIEANADRVVESAGTAADDLIERIGEESMRPRRLWRVLRSIAGRLAVVTHDNPDPDAIASAFALKKIATAAGCETDICYYGTITHQQNRAMVNLLDLEMRQLEGDETEEYDGIALVDHSRPGVNDQLPEDTPVDVLIDHHPPRAPVEARFVDLRSDVGATSTLLVEYLRQLGIRADETVATALLYGIRVDTKDFRREVSTVDFEAAAYLLPFVKDSVLEQVETPSMSAETIETMARAIRNREVQGSVLVSYIDDLHERDALAQSADQLLDIEGVRTTLVYGIIDGTVYCSGRTRGTNLDLGEALRDAFEQIGSAGGHADMAGAQIPLGLLGDSDESELSNIVHDVMADRFYGALETRDEGRPAPVETDGGEGESGDGTPSTESADADPGTDESELDG